A portion of the Streptomyces sp. NBC_01335 genome contains these proteins:
- a CDS encoding ABC transporter ATP-binding protein yields the protein MPGSRAPLLPRQGECVINASSPPAVEIRGITKRFPGVVANHDIDITVAKGTVHALIGENGAGKSTLMKILYGMQKPDEGTIAIDGETVTFSSPADAIARGVGMVHQHFMLADNLSVLENVVLGAEKLHGIGGAARRKILEISDAYGLSVRPDVLVEDLGVADRQRVEILKVLYRGARTLILDEPTAVLVPQEVDALFANLRELKAEGLTVIFISHKLGEVLSVADEITVIRRGTTVGTADPRTATTKQLAELMVGSELPSPETRESTVTDVPMLTVDALRLTATDSDGVIREVLDGIGFTIHKGEVLGIAGVEGNGQSELIEALTGLRDPDAGTITLDGADISHVSTRKRREGGLGVIPEDRHRHGLLLESPLWENRILGHVTEKPNSRGVFLDLKAARTDTERIVREYDVRTPGIDVTAASLSGGNQQKLIVGREMSHRPKLLIAAHPTRGVDVGAQAQIWDQIREARREGLAVLLISADLDELIGLSDTLRVMYRGRLVADADPASITPEELGTAMTGAASGHIAHDENGESR from the coding sequence ATCCCCGGCAGCCGTGCTCCGCTCCTTCCCCGCCAAGGAGAGTGCGTCATCAACGCGTCCAGCCCTCCTGCCGTTGAAATCCGCGGCATCACCAAGCGCTTCCCCGGCGTCGTCGCCAACCACGACATCGACATCACCGTCGCCAAGGGCACCGTGCACGCGCTCATCGGCGAGAACGGCGCCGGCAAGTCGACCCTGATGAAGATCCTCTACGGCATGCAGAAGCCGGACGAGGGCACCATCGCGATCGACGGAGAGACCGTCACCTTCAGCAGCCCCGCCGACGCCATCGCGCGCGGGGTCGGCATGGTCCACCAGCACTTCATGCTCGCCGACAACCTCTCCGTGCTGGAGAACGTCGTGCTCGGCGCGGAGAAGCTGCACGGCATCGGCGGCGCGGCCCGCCGGAAGATCCTGGAGATCTCCGACGCCTACGGTCTCAGCGTCCGCCCCGACGTCCTCGTCGAGGACCTCGGCGTCGCCGACCGCCAGCGGGTGGAGATCCTCAAGGTCCTCTACCGGGGCGCCCGCACCCTCATCCTCGACGAGCCCACCGCGGTGCTCGTCCCGCAGGAGGTCGACGCGCTCTTCGCCAACCTCCGCGAGCTCAAGGCCGAGGGCCTGACCGTCATCTTCATCTCGCACAAGCTCGGCGAGGTGCTCTCCGTCGCCGACGAGATCACCGTCATCCGCCGGGGCACCACCGTCGGCACCGCCGACCCGCGCACCGCGACGACCAAGCAGCTCGCCGAGCTGATGGTCGGCAGCGAGCTGCCCTCGCCGGAGACCCGCGAGTCGACCGTCACCGACGTGCCCATGCTCACCGTCGACGCCCTGCGGCTCACCGCGACCGACTCCGACGGCGTGATCCGCGAGGTCCTCGACGGCATCGGCTTCACCATCCACAAGGGCGAGGTCCTCGGCATCGCCGGTGTCGAGGGCAACGGCCAGAGCGAGCTGATCGAGGCGCTCACCGGCCTGCGCGACCCGGACGCCGGGACCATCACCCTGGACGGCGCCGACATCTCGCACGTCTCGACCCGCAAGCGCCGCGAGGGCGGCCTCGGCGTCATCCCCGAGGACCGTCACCGCCACGGGCTGCTGCTGGAGTCCCCGCTCTGGGAGAACCGCATCCTCGGCCACGTCACCGAGAAGCCCAACAGCCGGGGCGTCTTCCTCGACCTGAAGGCCGCCCGCACCGACACCGAGCGGATCGTGCGCGAGTACGACGTACGCACCCCCGGGATCGACGTCACCGCGGCCTCCCTCTCCGGTGGTAACCAGCAGAAGCTGATCGTCGGCCGCGAGATGAGCCACCGGCCGAAGCTGCTCATCGCCGCCCACCCCACCCGCGGTGTGGACGTCGGCGCGCAGGCGCAGATCTGGGACCAGATCCGCGAAGCGCGCCGCGAGGGCCTCGCGGTGCTCCTCATCTCGGCCGACCTGGACGAGCTGATCGGCCTGTCCGACACGCTGCGCGTCATGTACCGGGGCCGGCTGGTCGCGGACGCCGACCCCGCGAGCATCACGCCGGAGGAGCTGGGTACCGCCATGACCGGCGCGGCCTCCGGCCACATCGCGCACGACGAGAACGGTGAGAGCCGATGA
- a CDS encoding thymidine phosphorylase has translation MDAISVIRTKRDRGELTPEQIDWVIDAYTRGEVADEQMSALAMAILLNGMNRTEIARWTAAMIASGERMDFSALSRPTTDKHSTGGVGDKITLPLAPLVAACGAAVPQLSGRGLGHTGGTLDKLESIPGWRAHLSNEEMLSVLDTTGAVICAAGDGLAPADKKLYALRDVTGTVEAIPLIASSIMSKKIAEGTGALVLDVKVGSGAFMKTIEDARELASTMVALGTDSGVRTVALLTDMSTPLGLTAGNALEVRESVEVLAGGGPEDVVALTLALAREMLDAAGLKDADPEKALADGSAMDVWRRMISAQGGDPDAALPVARERHVVTAPASGVLTRLDAYDIGIAAWRLGAGRARKEDAVQAGAGVELHAKPGDTVTAGQPLLTLHTDTPEKFSYALDALPGAYDIAPAGTDFTASPVVRERIA, from the coding sequence ATGGACGCCATCTCCGTCATCCGCACCAAGCGGGACCGCGGCGAACTGACCCCCGAACAGATCGACTGGGTCATCGACGCGTACACCCGCGGCGAGGTCGCGGACGAGCAGATGTCCGCCCTGGCCATGGCGATCCTGCTGAACGGCATGAACCGTACGGAGATCGCCCGCTGGACCGCCGCGATGATCGCCTCCGGCGAGCGGATGGACTTCTCCGCGCTCTCCCGCCCCACCACCGACAAGCACTCCACCGGTGGCGTCGGCGACAAGATCACCCTGCCGCTCGCCCCCTTGGTCGCCGCCTGCGGCGCGGCCGTCCCGCAGCTCAGCGGCCGGGGCCTCGGCCACACCGGCGGCACCCTCGACAAGCTGGAGTCCATCCCCGGCTGGCGCGCCCACCTCTCCAACGAGGAGATGCTCAGCGTCCTCGACACCACCGGCGCCGTCATCTGCGCGGCGGGCGACGGCCTCGCCCCCGCCGACAAGAAGCTCTACGCGCTCCGCGACGTCACCGGCACCGTCGAGGCGATCCCGCTGATCGCCAGCTCGATCATGTCGAAGAAGATCGCCGAGGGCACCGGGGCACTGGTCCTCGACGTGAAGGTCGGCAGCGGCGCCTTCATGAAGACCATCGAGGACGCCCGCGAACTCGCCTCCACCATGGTCGCCCTCGGCACCGACAGCGGCGTCCGCACGGTCGCCCTGCTCACCGACATGTCCACCCCCCTCGGTCTCACGGCGGGCAACGCCCTGGAGGTCCGCGAGTCCGTCGAGGTGCTGGCCGGCGGCGGACCCGAGGACGTCGTCGCCCTCACCCTGGCGCTCGCCCGCGAGATGCTCGACGCGGCGGGCCTCAAGGACGCCGACCCCGAGAAGGCGCTCGCCGACGGCTCCGCGATGGACGTCTGGCGCCGCATGATCTCCGCCCAGGGCGGCGACCCGGACGCGGCCCTCCCGGTCGCCCGCGAGCGGCACGTCGTCACCGCCCCGGCCTCCGGCGTGCTCACCCGGCTCGACGCGTACGACATCGGTATCGCCGCCTGGCGCCTCGGCGCGGGCCGCGCCCGCAAGGAGGACGCGGTGCAGGCGGGAGCCGGCGTCGAGCTGCACGCCAAGCCCGGCGACACCGTCACCGCGGGCCAGCCGCTGCTGACCCTGCACACGGACACCCCGGAGAAGTTCTCCTACGCCCTCGACGCGCTGCCGGGCGCGTACGACATCGCCCCGGCCGGTACGGACTTCACCGCGTCCCCCGTGGTGCGCGAGCGCATCGCGTAA
- a CDS encoding ABC transporter permease, producing the protein MSTVPTTSTATTAPGKSGGRRTLSLPVVLLIAAAGLALFSLTRVISGADDLTSIGQVSGALQLAVPIGLAGLGGLWAERAGVVNIGLEGMMILGTWFGAWAGYQWGPWTGVLMGIVGGALGGLLHAVMTVTFKVNHIVSGVAINILAVGVTRYLSNYTFAEAEGGSSKQSPRIGEITDITIPGLSDWMADLQAHHWFFVSDLAGIIGGVVTHLSLLTVVALLLVPGTWWVLWRTAFGLRLRSCGENPVAAESLGVNVYTYKYIAVAVSGGLAGLAGAFLAIVSTGIYQEGQTGGRGYIGLAAMIFGNWMPGGMALGAGLFGFTDSLKLRGGAENVHAVLLFLAILLVAAVIWQLVRRKYVGAAVSAVFSAGLFVWYALTDEVPSQFVDAAPYVATLLVLALSAQRLRMPKADGMPYFKGQGK; encoded by the coding sequence ATGAGCACCGTCCCGACGACGTCCACCGCCACCACCGCGCCCGGCAAGAGCGGCGGCCGGCGCACGCTGAGCCTGCCGGTCGTCCTCCTGATCGCCGCGGCAGGTCTGGCGCTCTTCTCCCTGACCCGCGTCATCAGCGGCGCGGACGACCTGACCTCGATCGGCCAGGTGTCCGGCGCGCTCCAGCTCGCCGTGCCGATCGGCCTCGCCGGACTCGGCGGGCTGTGGGCCGAACGTGCCGGTGTCGTCAACATCGGCCTCGAAGGCATGATGATCCTCGGCACCTGGTTCGGTGCCTGGGCCGGCTACCAGTGGGGCCCGTGGACCGGTGTCCTGATGGGCATCGTGGGCGGCGCCCTCGGCGGCCTGCTGCACGCGGTGATGACCGTGACGTTCAAGGTCAACCACATCGTCTCCGGTGTGGCGATCAACATCCTCGCGGTCGGCGTCACCCGCTACCTGTCGAACTACACCTTCGCCGAGGCGGAGGGCGGTTCCTCCAAGCAGTCCCCGCGCATCGGCGAGATCACCGACATCACGATCCCCGGGCTCTCCGACTGGATGGCCGACCTCCAGGCCCACCACTGGTTCTTCGTCTCGGACCTCGCCGGGATCATCGGCGGTGTGGTCACCCACCTGTCGCTGCTGACGGTGGTGGCGCTGCTGCTGGTCCCGGGCACCTGGTGGGTGCTCTGGCGCACCGCCTTCGGCCTGCGCCTGCGCTCCTGCGGCGAGAACCCGGTGGCCGCCGAGTCGCTCGGCGTCAACGTCTACACGTACAAGTACATCGCCGTCGCCGTCTCCGGCGGGCTCGCGGGCCTGGCGGGTGCGTTCCTCGCGATCGTCTCCACCGGCATCTACCAGGAGGGCCAGACCGGCGGGCGCGGCTACATCGGTCTCGCCGCGATGATCTTCGGCAACTGGATGCCCGGCGGCATGGCGCTGGGCGCCGGGCTCTTCGGCTTCACCGACAGCCTCAAGCTGCGCGGCGGTGCCGAGAACGTCCACGCGGTGCTGCTCTTCCTGGCGATCCTGCTGGTCGCCGCGGTGATCTGGCAGCTCGTGCGGCGTAAGTACGTCGGCGCGGCCGTCTCGGCGGTCTTCTCCGCCGGGCTCTTCGTCTGGTACGCGCTCACCGACGAGGTGCCCAGCCAGTTCGTGGACGCCGCCCCGTACGTGGCGACGCTGCTGGTCCTCGCGCTCTCCGCGCAGCGGCTGCGGATGCCCAAGGCGGACGGCATGCCGTACTTCAAGGGCCAGGGCAAGTGA
- a CDS encoding cytidine deaminase, with amino-acid sequence MTTPAAAADWEGLRKVAREAMSRAYAPYSGYPVGAAALVDDGRTVAGCNVENASYGIGLCAECGLVSELVAGGGGRLTHFTCVDGSGEILVPCGRCRQLLYEFGGPDLVLETPDGLRTLDEMLPQAFGPQNLA; translated from the coding sequence GTGACGACCCCGGCGGCCGCGGCCGACTGGGAAGGGCTGCGGAAGGTGGCCCGGGAGGCGATGTCCCGGGCGTACGCCCCGTATTCCGGCTACCCGGTCGGTGCCGCGGCCCTGGTCGACGACGGCCGCACCGTCGCCGGCTGCAACGTCGAGAACGCCTCGTACGGCATCGGCCTCTGCGCCGAGTGCGGGCTGGTCTCCGAACTCGTCGCCGGTGGCGGCGGCCGGCTGACCCACTTCACCTGCGTGGACGGCTCGGGCGAGATCCTGGTGCCGTGCGGCCGGTGCCGCCAGCTGCTGTACGAGTTCGGGGGACCGGACCTCGTCCTGGAGACCCCGGACGGGCTGCGCACCCTCGACGAGATGCTGCCCCAGGCGTTCGGCCCGCAGAACCTGGCCTGA
- a CDS encoding STAS domain-containing protein, whose protein sequence is MGVEATPPITLVVTGRITRADVPGLCAALDRLLAAPERAGAPVECDLAGVVRPGLTVVEALARLSLTVRRAGRGPLRLRGTPPELRTLLDLVGLADLAGVTDAPSP, encoded by the coding sequence ATGGGTGTGGAAGCCACACCGCCGATCACCCTCGTCGTCACCGGCCGGATCACCCGCGCCGACGTACCCGGGCTCTGTGCCGCGCTCGACCGGCTCCTGGCCGCCCCCGAGCGGGCCGGCGCCCCGGTGGAGTGCGACCTGGCGGGAGTGGTCCGCCCCGGCCTCACCGTCGTGGAGGCGCTCGCCCGGCTCTCCCTCACCGTCCGCCGGGCGGGCCGGGGCCCGCTGCGGCTGCGCGGCACACCGCCCGAACTGCGCACCCTGCTGGACCTGGTGGGGCTGGCCGACCTGGCGGGCGTCACCGACGCGCCCTCGCCCTGA
- a CDS encoding ABC transporter permease, whose amino-acid sequence MKKFDRDRLLLGIAGPALALVVAFLLTALVLLLSGNSPFEPFRLMFDNAQYVDVQVLIVNQTGTYYLAALAVAVGFRMNLFNIGVDGQYRLAAMVAAVVGASVTLPGPLHILLILVTAMAVGAFWSGIAGLLKTLRGVSEVVSTIMLNAIATSLIAWLILTDNFGVQAAGSNDLNTGEIASSGWFPGLDAGDGGTIYGFTFVAFALGVVYWFTLGRTRFGFDLRATGASESAARASGVDAKRMVLTAMLISGAVAGLVGMPILLGQSHTYNLSFPAGVGFMGITVALLGRNNPVGMFFAALLMSFLEKTSASLDQYGYPQEIAMIMQGLIVISVVVSYELVRQYGLRRQQQKVGEELAAQARENREGAAA is encoded by the coding sequence ATGAAGAAGTTCGACAGGGACCGGCTGCTCCTGGGCATCGCCGGCCCGGCGCTCGCCCTGGTGGTGGCGTTCCTGCTCACCGCGCTGGTGCTGCTGCTCTCCGGAAACAGCCCCTTCGAGCCGTTCCGGCTGATGTTCGACAACGCCCAGTACGTCGACGTACAGGTGCTGATCGTCAACCAGACCGGCACCTACTACCTCGCCGCGCTCGCCGTCGCCGTCGGGTTCCGGATGAACCTGTTCAACATCGGCGTCGACGGCCAGTACCGGCTCGCCGCGATGGTCGCGGCCGTGGTCGGTGCCTCGGTGACCCTGCCGGGCCCGCTGCACATCCTGCTGATCCTCGTCACCGCGATGGCGGTCGGCGCGTTCTGGTCCGGCATCGCAGGCCTTCTCAAGACCCTGCGGGGCGTGAGCGAGGTCGTCTCCACGATCATGCTGAACGCCATCGCGACCAGCCTGATCGCCTGGCTGATCCTGACGGACAACTTCGGTGTCCAGGCGGCCGGCTCCAACGACCTCAACACCGGCGAGATCGCCTCCTCCGGCTGGTTCCCCGGCCTGGACGCGGGCGACGGCGGCACGATCTACGGCTTCACCTTCGTGGCCTTCGCGCTCGGCGTCGTCTACTGGTTCACCCTCGGCCGCACCCGCTTCGGCTTCGACCTGCGCGCCACCGGCGCCAGCGAGAGCGCCGCCCGGGCCAGCGGTGTCGACGCCAAGCGGATGGTGCTGACGGCCATGCTGATCTCCGGCGCCGTCGCCGGTCTGGTCGGCATGCCGATCCTGCTCGGCCAGAGCCACACGTACAACCTCAGCTTCCCGGCCGGGGTCGGCTTCATGGGCATCACCGTCGCCCTGCTCGGCCGCAACAACCCGGTCGGCATGTTCTTCGCCGCCCTGCTGATGTCCTTCCTGGAGAAGACCTCCGCCTCCCTGGACCAGTACGGGTACCCGCAGGAGATCGCCATGATCATGCAGGGGCTGATCGTGATCTCCGTCGTCGTCTCCTACGAACTTGTCCGCCAGTACGGGCTCCGCCGACAGCAGCAGAAGGTCGGCGAGGAACTCGCCGCCCAGGCCCGCGAGAACCGTGAGGGAGCAGCGGCATGA